The Nitrosospira multiformis ATCC 25196 region ATCTGCAAGCGCGTCATCCGCACTCAACCAGACCAGGAGAACGGCTACTACTTCAGCAGTCACTCCCGAGAATGCAAGCAAGCGATACATGCGACGCATCACCCCTGCTCCAGGGAACGGATCCTTTGCGGATCAATTTCATTGATAGACATCCATTCCTGCGCGGTTGTTGCGGGAATATCGGCTACTCGCTGCGCCCATGCCCGTGCCCCAGTAATATCCGTCAGTGGCAACATCGCCCAGACGACATACTGATCCTTTTCACGCGCAAGGCAGATAAAGTCGATGGCACGAATCGAAAACCGCAGCTTTTCGTGAACGCTCCGCACCTCCTCCGGATTTCCGGATAATCTCAGGAGCACGGTATCGAGCTTGAAGCGCGAAAAATCCTGATATGCCCGTTCAAATGAAGCAATAAACCGACGAACCGATGGCCTCGCAGTTCCAAAGCGGAGATGGTCCACGCCGTGGGCCACCAGCACCGCGATAAGTTTGAGATTGCTTTCATGAAACGAAAAAAAAGGCATGGAACGCACTGCCAGCACGGCATTTATTTCGCCGACGGAGTCGGTTAAAGGTACCACAGCCAGAAGCTGGGCCTGGTCCATCTCTGATTCCTGCAGAAGATTCAACGTGGCCAGTTCGCCGCTGTCGAGCGCCATTCTCAGCACTGGATCAGTCACATCGATGGGAAAGCGCTCTCCCACACAGGCCAGAACGTTGGAAGTATCAATGCGGTCGGCAGTAATCCCGATGATGCAGGCCTGAGTCAATGCACCATATTCCGCCACAAATTCAATAAGCTTTTGCAGCGAGCTTTCCGTCATTCCATCGATGGCGTCCAGCGTGGATTGAAGGTGCATGATGCCTTCACGCAGGGAAAAGCCACTGTTGGCAACGGTCTGTTCGAGACGGTCATGCGAGAGGCGCAATAACTGGTAACTGCGCGTGAATTCCTCAAGACGCTCGGCGCGGTATTGATACGCGCCCTCCAGCCGGTGCAGGCGACGCCCCCACATGTCACGAAACTCCCCTGCCACCATCGCCACCACCACCACGCCTATCGCCCAAGGCAGCGGAAAGCTCTTCGCGGCCTGCCATTGCTGGTCGATGGCGACGCCAAGGACTGCGAGTGTCAGCAGCGCGCTGACAAAACCAAAGACAAACCCGTACCGTAATCCCGCGAGCAGGGGTGCCAGCACTGCCCAGGGGAATCCGCCACTCAATCGGAAAGGATCCGCCTGCTGGGTAATGAATGATGCCGCAATTACAACAGCAGTTATAACGAATGTTTCAAACCAGCCGCCCCACGCAGATACGGGGGTGTTTACATCGACAACCTCTATACCTTCCAGCCAGGGTTTCTTCATCGCTTTGCAGGTTCACTGTTTACAGGAAATTCCCGAATCTTGGTCAGCGTCTCGCGGCAGATATCCAGTTCCGTTGCCAAATCGCTCGGGTTGGGCTCCGGTTCGCCGGCCAACCACCGATTCGCGCGATCCACATCGTCTATGGATAAGGGGAGCATGTCCGGATGTGATGCGGCCGCCGGTTGACGCTTCAGGTGATCCGAAATAAGCGCCAACTGCCGCTCCACTTCACGCTCATTCCTGTTCCTGACTGCCTTTGCAAAATCTTTCCATTGTGACAGCTCAAGCCGTTCCACCTCTCTACGCAATGCGAAATAGTCGGCATTATCCAGTTTTCCTCCAAAGCCCCATTGGTCCCGAATCGACTGTAATTCCTCCTGTTTCTTTGCATCCTCGGTACCCTCCCTTTTGGGAGGAAGATACTTTGATCCGAAAAAGTATTCGGCGAGGCGTGACGGATATTTCACTTCGATCCGGGAATTCTGCCTTGAAGCGAACATTTCGAGCGCCTGGAAACGGGCATAGTTGGCGTGAGCGGGGCACCCCGCCCATTCCATATTATCCGCCAGGGCCAATATCCAGAGAAAATCCCCCGCCCGGGTCGAAAGCGATCGCAAAAACCAGGCGGCTGCCTGAACCGGCCTGCCCAAACCTTGCTCCGCTGCCGCCAAGGCTTCGGCCAAGGCCGGATTAACCGTGGACTGACTGGCTGTCTGGGCACGATAGGGCGCAACGACGGAATCAAGCAGTACACGATCAATTTTCTCGTATGCCAGCAATAGCCAGATCATGGCTTCGGTGACTTCCGGATCTGCGGCCTGTAATTTCAGGATCTCCTGCAGCGCCCCACGTGCAGCGCTTTGCTCCCCATGCGCCATTCTGCGCATCGACTGGAAATACCAGTAATCCCGCGCCTGCGCTGCGGAAGGAAGTTTTTCCGCAACCTCGAGCCACTGATCCAGTTCATCCCAATTCCGCCGCTTCCAGGAAAAACGCATCAGGCGCTGCAAATCCTCGATCCGCTTCAATCTTTCCCACCCATAGCGCGCAAGCCGCTCGCTTTTTTTCTCATCGTGATGGCGCAGGGCCAGACGTTGCAGGTTTTCCAGAATTTCCACGTCGTTCGACCGAAGAGCCAATGCTTTTTCGTAGGCTTGACCGGCGTACGCATCCTGTCCCAGTTGCGTGGAAACTTTCGCCAGCAGCAACCAGTATTCTTCCGCAGAAGCGGGAGGCGGCGAGTCGATGTCCCGAAGCAGCAACTGAAAGCTCTTTTGCGTGTTGCCGGCTTCCTCATATAGCCTTGCCAATGCAAGCCTCTGACGCCCATCCTGTATTTCCGGCATATCTTCATATAACGTGAGCGCCGCATCCGGTTTGCCCTGAAGAACAAGAACCTCCACCAATGCGTTAAGGATGGGGGGAGGATTGCCGAATCGTTCCGCGTGACGTCGCAACTGTTTTTCCACACGCGACGGCTGGGCAACGGCGAGACCCGCTTTGACATAAGCATCCGCTTCGGTAGTCGTCAGCTTGCGGCGGGACATGACTGCCTCAAGAAGCTGCACAATCGCCTCGTTATCCGGTTTTGCCTGAGCCAATGCAAAGGCCCGGGTTTCAGCCTCTTCATCAGCCTTATGGCGCGCAAAAGACAACCACAAGGCGAGCGCTTCATCGGGTTGACCATTCCAGTCATATAAATGGGCAAGCAGTCGCTGACGCTCACTTCCAGGAATCAGAGAAGCGCGCAGCATGGGTGCCCGGGCAAGGCCTTCGCTAAGGAGCCCCATCGAAACCTGCAACCGGACAACACGTTCCGCAAGCCTCTGATCCGCAGGCAGATGTGCGCTTGCCTGCTCCAGCCAAACCAATGCATGATCGCGGTCACCCATCGGCTGGGCAACGTCCGCCGCCAGGAGCAGCAGCTGCGCGTCCGCGTTGGAGGAGCTATAAGCGGAAAGGATCTGCATCGCGGCTTTCAAGGCCTCCCGGTCGACTCCCGCCTGGAGATAGGCGCCTAAACAGGCTTTCGCCAATTCGGTTTTCTTCCGGGCTATTCGTTCGAAAGTGAAAGCCCGGCAGAAATTTTGTGCTGCAGCTCTGGGTTGTGCGGCTGCAAGCCGTTGTTTGGCAGCAAAAGCAAGCCAGCGCGATTTTGTCTGCCGGGTTTCATTCTGCATGCCAGCCAACTGCTCGAAAGTTTCCGCTACGACCGAGGGTTCGCCAAACTGCTCTGCCAGCAACACCACCTGGTTCGACTCTTTGTCATTGTCCGCCAGGCGCAACAATAAGGGGACCAGTTCTCCGATACGCCTTCGCAGTGATGCCTCGACATCCCGGGGAGGATGTCGGTA contains the following coding sequences:
- a CDS encoding tetratricopeptide repeat protein, with the translated sequence MSVETQRESLLNAPALLFMSAVVLIAFWILFPRQPAFRDPANLSAKDALSVAYLRVLVQSDPGNAPLRLSFVQVLTEAGMTDEAVLAMEPLQNAPESGLTYEIRLAELKLALQQLYRHPPRDVEASLRRRIGELVPLLLRLADNDKESNQVVLLAEQFGEPSVVAETFEQLAGMQNETRQTKSRWLAFAAKQRLAAAQPRAAAQNFCRAFTFERIARKKTELAKACLGAYLQAGVDREALKAAMQILSAYSSSNADAQLLLLAADVAQPMGDRDHALVWLEQASAHLPADQRLAERVVRLQVSMGLLSEGLARAPMLRASLIPGSERQRLLAHLYDWNGQPDEALALWLSFARHKADEEAETRAFALAQAKPDNEAIVQLLEAVMSRRKLTTTEADAYVKAGLAVAQPSRVEKQLRRHAERFGNPPPILNALVEVLVLQGKPDAALTLYEDMPEIQDGRQRLALARLYEEAGNTQKSFQLLLRDIDSPPPASAEEYWLLLAKVSTQLGQDAYAGQAYEKALALRSNDVEILENLQRLALRHHDEKKSERLARYGWERLKRIEDLQRLMRFSWKRRNWDELDQWLEVAEKLPSAAQARDYWYFQSMRRMAHGEQSAARGALQEILKLQAADPEVTEAMIWLLLAYEKIDRVLLDSVVAPYRAQTASQSTVNPALAEALAAAEQGLGRPVQAAAWFLRSLSTRAGDFLWILALADNMEWAGCPAHANYARFQALEMFASRQNSRIEVKYPSRLAEYFFGSKYLPPKREGTEDAKKQEELQSIRDQWGFGGKLDNADYFALRREVERLELSQWKDFAKAVRNRNEREVERQLALISDHLKRQPAAASHPDMLPLSIDDVDRANRWLAGEPEPNPSDLATELDICRETLTKIREFPVNSEPAKR